A section of the Salmo salar chromosome ssa05, Ssal_v3.1, whole genome shotgun sequence genome encodes:
- the LOC100136420 gene encoding lysozyme g isoform X3, giving the protein MDITKVDTSGASEITARQDKLTLQGVDASHKLAEHDLVRMNKYKELITRVGQKHGLDPAIIAGIISRESRAGSALDHGWGDHGKGFGLMQVDKRYHKIVGAWDSEKHISQGTEILIEFIRRIQAKFPAWPKEHQLKGGISAYNAGDKNVRTYERMDVGTTGGDYSNDVVARSQWFKSQGY; this is encoded by the exons ATGG ACATTACAAAGGTTGACACCAGTGGGGCCTCAGAGATAACCGCTAGACAAGACAAGCTAACTCTCCAAG GGGTGGATGCCTCTCATAAACTGGCTGAGCATGACCTGGTGAGGATGAACAAGTACAAGGAGCTCATCACCAGGGTGGGGCAGAAGCATGGCCTGGACCCAGCTATCATCGCTGGCATCATCTCCAGAGAGTCCCGGGCCGGGTCAGCGCTGGACCATGGCTGGGGAGATCATGGGAAAGGCTTTGGGCTCATGCAG GTTGACAAGCGCTACCACAAGATAGTGGGGGCATGGGACAGTGAAAAGCATATCAGTCAAGGCACTGAGATTCTCATTGAGTTTATCCGAAGGATCCAGGCTAAATTCCCTGCGTGGCCCAAGGAGCACCAGCTGAAAG GGGGAATTTCAGCCTATAATGCTGGGGACAAAAATGTCCGCACCTATGAACGAATGGACGTGGGCACCACTGGGGGTGACTATTCCAATGATGTTGTTGCCAGATCTCAATGGTTCAAAAGCCAGGGTTATTGA
- the LOC100136420 gene encoding lysozyme g isoform X2: MASCFGDITKVDTSGASEITARQDKLTLQGVDASHKLAEHDLVRMNKYKELITRVGQKHGLDPAIIAGIISRESRAGSALDHGWGDHGKGFGLMQVDKRYHKIVGAWDSEKHISQGTEILIEFIRRIQAKFPAWPKEHQLKGGISAYNAGDKNVRTYERMDVGTTGGDYSNDVVARSQWFKSQGY; this comes from the exons ATGG CCTCTTGTTTTGGAGACATTACAAAGGTTGACACCAGTGGGGCCTCAGAGATAACCGCTAGACAAGACAAGCTAACTCTCCAAG GGGTGGATGCCTCTCATAAACTGGCTGAGCATGACCTGGTGAGGATGAACAAGTACAAGGAGCTCATCACCAGGGTGGGGCAGAAGCATGGCCTGGACCCAGCTATCATCGCTGGCATCATCTCCAGAGAGTCCCGGGCCGGGTCAGCGCTGGACCATGGCTGGGGAGATCATGGGAAAGGCTTTGGGCTCATGCAG GTTGACAAGCGCTACCACAAGATAGTGGGGGCATGGGACAGTGAAAAGCATATCAGTCAAGGCACTGAGATTCTCATTGAGTTTATCCGAAGGATCCAGGCTAAATTCCCTGCGTGGCCCAAGGAGCACCAGCTGAAAG GGGGAATTTCAGCCTATAATGCTGGGGACAAAAATGTCCGCACCTATGAACGAATGGACGTGGGCACCACTGGGGGTGACTATTCCAATGATGTTGTTGCCAGATCTCAATGGTTCAAAAGCCAGGGTTATTGA
- the LOC100136420 gene encoding lysozyme g isoform X1, giving the protein MGVGVGIGGFITFLTLASCFGDITKVDTSGASEITARQDKLTLQGVDASHKLAEHDLVRMNKYKELITRVGQKHGLDPAIIAGIISRESRAGSALDHGWGDHGKGFGLMQVDKRYHKIVGAWDSEKHISQGTEILIEFIRRIQAKFPAWPKEHQLKGGISAYNAGDKNVRTYERMDVGTTGGDYSNDVVARSQWFKSQGY; this is encoded by the exons ATGG GAGTTGGAGTTGGAATTGGTGGATTCATTACATTCTTGACTTTAGCCTCTTGTTTTGGAGACATTACAAAGGTTGACACCAGTGGGGCCTCAGAGATAACCGCTAGACAAGACAAGCTAACTCTCCAAG GGGTGGATGCCTCTCATAAACTGGCTGAGCATGACCTGGTGAGGATGAACAAGTACAAGGAGCTCATCACCAGGGTGGGGCAGAAGCATGGCCTGGACCCAGCTATCATCGCTGGCATCATCTCCAGAGAGTCCCGGGCCGGGTCAGCGCTGGACCATGGCTGGGGAGATCATGGGAAAGGCTTTGGGCTCATGCAG GTTGACAAGCGCTACCACAAGATAGTGGGGGCATGGGACAGTGAAAAGCATATCAGTCAAGGCACTGAGATTCTCATTGAGTTTATCCGAAGGATCCAGGCTAAATTCCCTGCGTGGCCCAAGGAGCACCAGCTGAAAG GGGGAATTTCAGCCTATAATGCTGGGGACAAAAATGTCCGCACCTATGAACGAATGGACGTGGGCACCACTGGGGGTGACTATTCCAATGATGTTGTTGCCAGATCTCAATGGTTCAAAAGCCAGGGTTATTGA